The following proteins come from a genomic window of Nitrospira sp.:
- a CDS encoding DUF502 domain-containing protein, with translation MLKTALRRYFLTGLLLVTPIWGTILVLKTLFVAVDGILGDAVAELVPDHYIPGLGIVTLVLLIFLVGLFAANFIGRQIVGHWEDWLNRLPLVRGIYSTLKSMMDILSFSERGSYRRVVLIQFPKNGHYCFAFVTGMTKGETTALGQEGLVHVYVPTSPNPTSGYFLLVPEREVTSVDISIEEAMKLIVSGGLYTPSGTMASALSGGSKWSRVKQPDAGVPIG, from the coding sequence ATGCTCAAGACCGCGCTAAGACGGTATTTTCTCACAGGACTCCTTCTCGTCACCCCTATCTGGGGGACCATTCTCGTCCTGAAGACCCTGTTCGTGGCGGTAGACGGCATCTTAGGCGACGCCGTCGCAGAATTGGTGCCGGACCATTATATCCCAGGCTTAGGGATCGTCACTCTGGTGCTGCTCATCTTTTTGGTCGGATTGTTCGCGGCGAATTTCATCGGGCGCCAGATTGTGGGGCACTGGGAGGATTGGCTGAACCGACTGCCCCTCGTCCGGGGGATCTATTCCACGTTGAAATCCATGATGGATATCTTGTCCTTTTCAGAGCGAGGATCGTATCGGCGTGTTGTCTTGATCCAATTCCCGAAGAACGGCCATTATTGTTTTGCGTTCGTGACCGGCATGACGAAAGGCGAGACAACGGCATTGGGCCAGGAGGGACTGGTTCATGTCTACGTGCCCACTTCGCCCAATCCGACATCGGGCTATTTTCTCTTGGTGCCGGAACGGGAAGTGACATCTGTCGATATCAGTATTGAGGAAGCGATGAAACTGATTGTGTCAGGCGGGCTCTATACGCCGTCCGGCACAATGGCTTCGGCCCTGAGCGGGGGCTCGAAGTGGAGCCGGGTCAAACAGCCGGATGCCGGTGTGCCGATCGGATAA
- a CDS encoding DNA polymerase III delta prime subunit — protein sequence MPFADITGHEQPISLLRAALCNGRLAHAYLFYGEPKIGKLMTAVRLAQSLNCEQPSQTEAYDSCGRCRSCLQIAARTHPDYFVIEPDPKAATPQIKIEQVREIEQQFIYRPLVGERKICLIDDADRLTIGAANALLKTLEEPPGHSLFILVTSRLHALPITIRSRCQALRFTTPARTQVEAALILKRELPPADARFLAVFADGRIGEALTANVAEVRAQQQECLTLVKMESLTSSAAILSASESLAKTDRGEETLAWLARWIRDLVIVMVGGDQDQILHLDQLADLRRYAQRADIDTLLTLLNDIERTEQQATRHLNLQMALETTFLRLREALALVPSGVSA from the coding sequence ATGCCTTTCGCCGATATCACAGGCCACGAGCAACCCATTTCCCTACTTCGGGCGGCCTTGTGCAATGGACGCTTGGCCCATGCATATCTCTTCTATGGCGAGCCCAAGATCGGGAAGTTGATGACCGCCGTGAGGCTGGCCCAATCCCTCAACTGCGAGCAGCCCTCGCAGACGGAGGCTTACGACAGCTGTGGACGTTGCCGATCCTGTCTGCAGATCGCCGCGCGAACGCACCCGGATTACTTCGTCATCGAGCCCGATCCGAAAGCCGCAACACCGCAAATCAAAATCGAGCAAGTGCGGGAGATCGAACAACAGTTCATCTATCGCCCACTCGTCGGGGAACGAAAGATCTGCCTGATCGACGACGCGGACCGATTGACCATCGGTGCCGCCAACGCCCTCCTCAAGACCTTGGAAGAGCCTCCGGGCCATAGTCTCTTCATTCTGGTCACCAGCCGGCTCCATGCGCTTCCCATTACCATTCGATCACGCTGCCAAGCGCTCCGTTTCACGACGCCCGCCCGCACGCAAGTTGAAGCGGCGCTGATACTCAAGCGGGAACTTCCTCCGGCCGATGCCCGTTTCTTGGCGGTCTTCGCCGATGGCCGTATCGGAGAAGCGCTCACGGCGAATGTTGCAGAAGTTCGTGCGCAACAACAAGAATGCCTGACGTTGGTGAAGATGGAAAGCTTGACATCGAGCGCAGCCATCCTTTCCGCATCGGAAAGCTTGGCTAAGACAGACCGCGGAGAAGAAACCCTCGCATGGCTTGCGCGATGGATCCGTGATCTTGTCATCGTCATGGTGGGTGGAGATCAGGATCAGATTCTCCACCTCGACCAACTCGCCGACCTGCGACGATACGCCCAGCGAGCGGACATCGACACTCTCCTGACCCTCTTGAATGACATCGAACGGACCGAACAGCAGGCCACGCGACACTTGAACCTACAGATGGCGCTGGAAACGACCTTCCTTCGACTGCGTGAGGCACTCGCGCTGGTACCTTCCGGAGTCTCTGCCTAG
- a CDS encoding N-acetylglucosamine-1-phosphate uridyltransferase/glucosamine-1-phosphate N-acetyltransferase, with protein sequence MKQSVDEHTTASHIPGLGVIVMAAGLGKRMKSNQVKVLHHVAGKPMVLYAVELALQLAGHRIAVVVGHQSDKVRQVIESGIAGRPGSQPVCIVEQLEQLGTGHAVMQSRPAFYHVDEARPTDYLILNGDTPLLKGETSRELLKAHQAQSATVTILTAMLDDPSGYGRVIRRQPGGDHQHEITPSDVLQIVEDCDATPVERAMKEINVGTYVVSGEFLFDALDKLEPHNAQNEYYLTDIVRMAVAQGRRVAAVTLQDPEEGLGVNTRQQLAAAEQVVRQQIRERWLEAGVTMRDPGSVWIDAGVTIGRDTVLYPNVSLEGKTTIGEGATIRSGVRITDCVIGNRVEILDFSVLRESQVDDEAHLGPFAHLRPGAIVRRKAKVGNFVEMKKAELGEGSKANHLTYLGDARIGKGVNIGAGTITVNYDGVNKHQTVIEDHVSVGSDTQLIAPVTVGRGAYVAAGTTVTQNVPADSLAIARVPQINRVGWAGKRRMLLAGNAPSKEATRAAGEQTKLKNNPASSKVKKGHTKSSKD encoded by the coding sequence ATGAAACAATCGGTAGATGAACACACGACGGCCTCGCATATTCCCGGCCTAGGAGTAATCGTGATGGCGGCCGGGTTAGGCAAGCGGATGAAGTCCAACCAGGTAAAAGTGCTGCATCATGTCGCGGGCAAGCCGATGGTTCTCTATGCCGTTGAGCTGGCGCTACAACTGGCGGGCCATCGCATTGCGGTCGTGGTGGGGCATCAATCCGACAAGGTTCGGCAAGTGATTGAGTCAGGTATCGCGGGCAGGCCGGGATCACAGCCCGTGTGCATCGTCGAACAACTCGAGCAACTCGGGACCGGTCATGCCGTGATGCAGAGCCGCCCCGCGTTTTATCATGTCGATGAGGCGCGTCCGACCGATTATCTTATCTTAAACGGTGATACCCCCTTGCTGAAGGGGGAGACGTCGCGCGAACTTCTGAAGGCTCATCAAGCGCAGAGCGCGACCGTGACGATTCTGACAGCGATGCTCGATGATCCCAGCGGCTATGGTCGAGTCATCCGCCGACAGCCCGGCGGCGATCACCAACATGAAATAACTCCATCCGACGTGCTGCAGATCGTCGAAGATTGTGATGCCACTCCGGTAGAACGGGCCATGAAGGAAATCAACGTAGGGACGTATGTCGTGTCCGGAGAATTTCTCTTTGATGCCCTCGATAAGCTGGAGCCGCACAACGCTCAGAATGAATACTATCTGACTGATATTGTTCGAATGGCCGTTGCACAGGGGCGGCGTGTTGCGGCTGTGACCCTTCAAGATCCCGAAGAGGGGCTGGGAGTCAATACCAGACAGCAGCTGGCGGCTGCGGAACAGGTCGTCCGTCAGCAGATTCGCGAACGCTGGCTTGAAGCTGGAGTCACGATGCGAGATCCCGGCTCCGTGTGGATTGATGCCGGAGTCACCATCGGAAGAGATACGGTGCTTTATCCAAACGTGAGTCTTGAAGGCAAAACAACGATCGGGGAAGGGGCCACGATCCGTTCCGGGGTCCGCATCACCGATTGCGTGATCGGCAATCGTGTCGAGATTTTGGACTTCTCTGTGCTGCGCGAGTCACAAGTCGATGACGAAGCACATTTGGGGCCGTTTGCGCATTTGAGACCGGGGGCGATCGTGCGGCGGAAGGCGAAAGTCGGAAACTTCGTCGAGATGAAAAAGGCCGAGCTCGGTGAAGGATCAAAAGCGAATCACCTGACATATCTCGGCGACGCGCGAATCGGGAAAGGCGTCAATATAGGAGCCGGAACAATCACGGTGAATTATGACGGCGTCAACAAACACCAGACAGTGATCGAAGATCACGTGTCTGTGGGAAGCGACACACAGCTCATTGCACCGGTGACGGTAGGACGCGGAGCCTATGTTGCCGCCGGGACGACCGTGACGCAGAATGTGCCCGCGGATTCATTGGCGATTGCCCGTGTGCCGCAAATCAATCGAGTCGGGTGGGCGGGTAAACGTCGAATGTTGCTGGCTGGCAATGCACCGAGCAAGGAGGCGACACGAGCCGCGGGTGAACAGACGAAGCTAAAAAACAACCCTGCTTCAAGCAAAGTAAAGAAGGGGCACACGAAGTCGTCGAAAGACTGA
- a CDS encoding Methionyl-tRNA synthetase, whose amino-acid sequence MVNENTFYITTPIYYVNDVPHIGHAYTTIAADVLARYWRLRGRKVFFLTGLDEHGQKVQQAAAKAGIDPQVHCDKLAPQFETLWKKLNISNNAFIRTTDLEHKSVVQRCLRQLYDKQLIYKDSYTGWYCTFDERFWTEKDVESGLCPDCKRPVEKLSEHNYFFKMGQYQDRLIDHITTHPNFIRPESRRNEVLGFLQTQKLGDLSISRPKSRLSWGIELSFDDHYVTYVWFDALVNYISALEYLPREKPAGNRFWPANVHLVGKDILTTHAVYWSTMLMALNLPLPETIFAHGWWTVDGEKMSKSRGNVVDPNKMVDEFGVDAFRYFLLREVPFGQDGDFSQSAMITRVNSDLANGLGNLLSRTLTLIERTQAGLLPTPGPIRPAERELEQAALSLLNEVLPRHLEQLEFNRALEAIWHVVQLANQYVDKTAPWTLAKSVSDAETLRTVLYTMAETLRCLSLAAYPVIPNSAQSICSQLGISPEFTSPLLKNTIEWGGLKPGSPIHKGPSLFPRIESKPGARPVTESSVPSQPTAPTPPSVPASPAPPQITIDEFMKIQLKTAKVFSAERVPKSEKLIKLQVSLGTEQRQIVAGIGKKYEPDALVGKTIVIVANLKPAKLMGIESQGMVLAAGDADVQGLLTIQEEVDPGTKVK is encoded by the coding sequence ATGGTGAACGAAAATACGTTTTACATCACCACCCCGATTTACTACGTCAACGATGTCCCGCATATCGGTCATGCCTATACCACCATAGCGGCGGACGTGCTGGCACGCTATTGGCGGCTGCGCGGACGCAAAGTATTCTTTCTCACCGGCCTCGATGAACACGGCCAGAAAGTGCAACAGGCGGCCGCCAAAGCCGGCATTGACCCACAGGTCCATTGCGACAAGCTGGCACCGCAATTTGAGACTCTCTGGAAGAAGCTGAATATCTCGAATAACGCCTTCATCAGGACAACGGATCTGGAGCACAAATCCGTGGTTCAGCGGTGCTTGCGACAGCTCTACGACAAGCAGCTGATTTACAAGGATTCGTACACCGGATGGTATTGCACCTTCGATGAACGGTTCTGGACCGAAAAAGACGTGGAGTCCGGCCTTTGTCCGGACTGTAAGCGCCCCGTCGAGAAACTCAGCGAACACAACTACTTCTTCAAGATGGGGCAGTATCAGGATCGCTTGATCGACCACATCACGACACATCCGAATTTCATTCGTCCGGAGTCGCGGAGAAACGAAGTCCTCGGCTTCTTGCAAACCCAGAAACTCGGCGATCTCTCTATCTCTAGACCAAAATCGCGACTCTCCTGGGGCATTGAACTATCATTTGATGACCACTATGTGACCTATGTCTGGTTCGATGCCTTGGTGAATTACATATCCGCCTTGGAATACCTTCCACGGGAAAAGCCAGCGGGCAACCGATTTTGGCCGGCGAACGTCCATCTTGTCGGCAAAGATATCTTGACGACGCACGCTGTGTATTGGTCCACGATGCTGATGGCATTGAACCTTCCATTGCCGGAAACGATCTTCGCCCATGGCTGGTGGACCGTGGACGGCGAGAAGATGTCCAAGAGCCGCGGCAACGTCGTCGATCCGAACAAGATGGTCGACGAATTCGGCGTGGATGCGTTTCGGTATTTCTTATTGCGCGAAGTGCCGTTCGGGCAGGATGGTGATTTTTCCCAATCGGCCATGATCACGCGTGTGAACAGCGACCTCGCCAATGGTCTGGGCAATCTTTTGAGTCGTACACTGACCCTCATCGAACGGACACAGGCAGGGCTGCTGCCGACTCCAGGGCCGATTAGGCCGGCAGAGCGGGAGTTGGAACAAGCCGCGCTGTCGCTCTTGAACGAAGTGTTGCCACGCCACCTCGAACAGTTGGAATTTAATCGGGCACTCGAAGCCATTTGGCACGTCGTTCAACTTGCCAATCAGTATGTCGACAAGACCGCGCCATGGACATTGGCCAAGAGTGTGAGCGACGCCGAAACACTCCGGACGGTCCTCTACACCATGGCAGAGACGCTCCGCTGTCTCAGCTTGGCCGCATATCCTGTTATCCCAAATAGTGCGCAGTCGATCTGTTCTCAACTTGGCATCTCGCCTGAATTCACCAGCCCTTTGCTGAAAAACACGATCGAATGGGGTGGCCTGAAACCTGGCTCCCCCATCCATAAAGGACCATCGCTGTTCCCCCGCATCGAATCAAAACCAGGAGCAAGACCAGTGACCGAATCATCTGTTCCTTCACAACCCACAGCACCCACACCTCCATCCGTTCCAGCATCCCCGGCTCCACCACAGATCACTATCGATGAATTTATGAAGATACAGCTCAAGACGGCGAAGGTGTTCTCGGCCGAGCGGGTGCCAAAATCGGAGAAGTTGATTAAACTTCAAGTGTCCCTTGGCACTGAACAACGCCAAATCGTGGCGGGCATCGGCAAGAAGTATGAGCCGGACGCGCTGGTCGGCAAAACCATCGTGATCGTGGCGAATCTCAAACCCGCCAAACTCATGGGTATTGAATCGCAAGGTATGGTGCTCGCGGCAGGGGATGCAGATGTACAGGGGCTGCTTACGATTCAGGAAGAAGTCGATCCCGGCACCAAGGTGAAATGA
- a CDS encoding Glutamine--fructose-6-phosphate aminotransferase [isomerizing] has translation MCGIIGYVGNQDAVPILIGGLAKLEYRGYDSSGVAVMQEEKITVRRSVGKLINLQNSLKNNELKGTVGIGHTRWATHGKPSEQNAHPHRSKGCVLVHNGIIENYQELKHQLQKDGYKFESETDTEVVAHLIDKYLQKENKLADAVRLATKDVRGSYALAVISEREPGTLIAARSGCPLVVGRTKHASYVASDVMAMLAHTREVTYLEEGDVAVVMQDRVDLTDADGHAVSRQSSTITWDASAAEKSGYPHFMLKEIHEQPQTILDTMRGRYSYETGEADLPDIGLTPKEFAAVERIWIVACGTSWHAGQVGKYLLEEMVRTPVQVDIGSEFRYRDPLVGKNDLFITISQSGETADTLAAAREAKQKGARVVSIVNVVGSTLARESDGVLYTHCGPEIGVASTKAFTAQLTALYLLALHFARVRNVMKVADGKAWLDRLVKLPVLVERVLQREAEIVAIAKRYYKKRNFLFLGRGINYPIALEGSLKLKEISYIHAEGYAAGEMKHGPIALIDKDMPVVVLAPRDRLYDKTVSNLMEVKARRAPVIAFVAEGERELGKIADAVFTVPDTHSLISPILFTIPLQLLAYHIAVLRGADVDQPRNLAKSVTVE, from the coding sequence ATGTGTGGAATCATCGGATACGTCGGCAATCAAGATGCAGTTCCGATTCTCATCGGAGGACTGGCGAAGTTGGAGTACCGAGGTTACGACTCCTCGGGAGTCGCCGTTATGCAGGAAGAAAAAATTACCGTCAGACGGAGTGTGGGCAAGCTGATCAACCTCCAAAATTCGCTCAAAAACAACGAGCTCAAAGGAACGGTCGGAATCGGCCATACTCGGTGGGCGACCCATGGGAAGCCATCGGAACAGAATGCCCATCCGCATCGATCGAAAGGGTGCGTGTTGGTGCACAACGGGATCATCGAAAACTATCAGGAGCTGAAACATCAGTTGCAAAAAGACGGCTACAAATTCGAATCGGAAACCGATACGGAAGTGGTCGCTCATTTGATCGATAAGTATCTTCAGAAAGAAAACAAGCTGGCCGATGCCGTGCGGCTGGCGACAAAAGACGTGCGGGGCAGTTATGCATTGGCGGTGATTTCCGAGCGGGAGCCAGGAACGTTGATTGCCGCGCGGTCCGGCTGCCCGCTGGTCGTCGGGCGGACGAAGCACGCGTCCTACGTCGCTTCCGATGTCATGGCGATGCTGGCGCATACGCGAGAAGTGACCTATCTCGAAGAAGGAGACGTGGCGGTGGTCATGCAGGACCGAGTGGACCTCACCGACGCGGACGGCCATGCCGTCTCGCGTCAGTCGTCGACGATTACGTGGGACGCCTCGGCAGCGGAGAAAAGCGGCTATCCCCATTTCATGCTGAAAGAGATTCACGAACAGCCGCAGACTATTCTTGATACCATGCGCGGACGGTATTCCTATGAAACGGGAGAGGCGGATCTTCCTGATATCGGCCTGACGCCGAAAGAATTCGCGGCCGTTGAGCGCATCTGGATCGTCGCCTGCGGCACGTCCTGGCATGCGGGTCAAGTCGGAAAGTATCTGCTCGAAGAGATGGTTCGTACTCCGGTTCAGGTGGATATCGGCAGCGAGTTTCGGTATCGCGATCCGCTGGTCGGGAAAAACGACTTATTCATTACGATTTCTCAGTCCGGTGAGACGGCCGATACGCTGGCTGCTGCGCGAGAGGCGAAGCAAAAAGGTGCGCGTGTCGTCTCGATCGTCAACGTCGTCGGCAGTACGTTGGCGCGTGAGTCGGACGGGGTGCTGTATACGCACTGCGGGCCGGAGATCGGGGTCGCTTCCACGAAGGCATTTACCGCGCAACTCACTGCGCTGTATCTCCTGGCCTTGCATTTTGCGCGAGTTCGTAATGTGATGAAGGTAGCGGACGGGAAAGCCTGGCTCGACCGGTTGGTGAAGTTGCCGGTATTGGTCGAGCGTGTGCTGCAGCGGGAAGCCGAAATCGTGGCGATCGCCAAGCGGTATTACAAGAAACGGAATTTTCTGTTCTTGGGGCGCGGCATCAACTATCCGATCGCACTGGAGGGCTCGCTGAAGCTCAAAGAAATTTCCTACATCCATGCCGAAGGCTATGCGGCGGGCGAGATGAAACATGGGCCGATCGCGCTGATCGATAAAGATATGCCCGTTGTCGTCCTGGCGCCCCGGGACCGATTGTACGACAAAACGGTCAGCAATCTCATGGAAGTGAAAGCGCGCCGCGCGCCGGTGATTGCCTTCGTGGCAGAAGGAGAGCGGGAGCTCGGCAAGATTGCGGACGCGGTGTTTACCGTTCCTGACACCCATTCACTGATCTCGCCGATTCTGTTTACGATTCCTCTGCAGCTTCTGGCCTATCATATTGCCGTGCTGAGAGGGGCAGACGTGGATCAACCAAGGAACCTGGCAAAAAGCGTCACGGTGGAATGA
- a CDS encoding Thymidylate kinase has product MGYVLSIDEILRRYRSCYSSRPDLGSLLITAEMKIAMGRTSRKSTGIFITLEGGEGSGKTTQARRLCERLTAQGLDVLHTREPGGTLLAERLRSILLDQSMETIAPETEAYLIFAARRQHVDHVIKPALARGMVVVCDRFSDSTMAYQGYGRGLDLRVLRTMNDWATGRLAPQLTLLFDVPVSVGLRRRRSRGTTQNRLDRETERFHRKVRAGFHALARREPRRIRVIDSTQPLESVVQTVEELVMTRFTT; this is encoded by the coding sequence ATGGGTTATGTGCTCAGTATCGATGAGATTCTCAGGCGGTATCGGTCTTGCTATTCGTCGAGGCCTGACTTAGGATCGCTTCTGATTACGGCTGAAATGAAGATCGCCATGGGTAGGACATCTAGAAAATCGACAGGTATTTTCATCACGCTGGAAGGCGGTGAAGGAAGCGGAAAAACGACACAAGCTCGAAGACTCTGTGAGCGGCTGACAGCACAAGGCCTGGACGTGTTGCATACCAGAGAACCGGGAGGAACGCTTCTCGCCGAACGTCTGCGGAGTATCCTACTTGACCAATCGATGGAAACAATCGCCCCGGAAACGGAAGCCTATCTCATTTTTGCTGCAAGGCGCCAACATGTGGATCACGTCATCAAACCCGCACTCGCACGCGGGATGGTCGTCGTCTGTGATCGATTCTCAGACTCGACGATGGCCTATCAGGGATATGGACGGGGATTGGACCTACGAGTGTTGCGCACGATGAACGACTGGGCGACCGGAAGGCTTGCTCCCCAGCTCACGTTGCTCTTCGACGTCCCTGTCAGTGTCGGACTCCGTCGACGCCGTAGTCGCGGCACCACACAAAATAGACTCGATCGAGAAACCGAACGGTTCCACCGGAAAGTCCGTGCGGGCTTTCACGCGTTAGCACGACGAGAACCTCGACGCATCAGGGTGATCGATTCCACACAACCTCTGGAATCGGTAGTACAAACCGTAGAAGAACTGGTCATGACCCGGTTCACAACCTAG
- a CDS encoding O-antigen acetylase: protein MVVLFHCGLSGFSGGFVGVDVFFVLSGFLITGMLVGEVQKTSKLSLLEFYARRVRRLVPAFALTLAATLLVGAILLDPLELDRAGHAGRAAALYASNIFFNRSAKDYFAPDAQSNPLLHTWSLAVEEQFYLFWPLLILLTLRWWGSLRGLITVLFGLTIISLCTGVVLTTYDGTFAFYELPARAWEFGIGGLAVLFPRGKCTVHFGWWLALGWLGFLAILGVVHFLPLLGDTKFPGWVALIPTVGTAAVLLAGTELPQRGVSTVLATSPLQILGKLSYSWYLWHWPFLIFSAVFLPTISSTGKVAAVTIALAVAAISYHVVEHPIRFHPFLLKRPALSVGLAGAVTICLIGVALLCMGLAAELTKDPRLKSIIAASHDLDRLPRKDQCVANLRSTEVKTCQYGTGASGIHVVLFGDSHATHWFNPLERIAEVNGWKLTTMVKMACSAFDINRIGRFAEYNAACAQWRTEAIKQITALRPTLVLLGNSTSYLGKKNRHAPTPPLDLLRDGARQTLQALTGLRVVVMRDTPTFPYHIPTCLARSARHPWYPDGFCEADQSVVLNPAVFEAEQAAARGLPHVHFLDLTDLLCQRQTCKPMHGDTIMYRDNEHLTGDFAGRQMSALALALDTIVHDPD, encoded by the coding sequence ATGGTCGTCCTGTTCCACTGTGGGCTATCAGGCTTCTCGGGGGGGTTCGTCGGAGTTGATGTTTTCTTTGTGTTGTCGGGGTTTCTTATCACAGGCATGTTGGTCGGTGAAGTTCAAAAGACCTCGAAACTTAGTCTGTTAGAGTTTTATGCCCGCCGTGTTCGTCGGTTGGTCCCTGCCTTCGCGCTCACTTTGGCGGCCACTCTCCTAGTTGGAGCCATCCTTCTGGATCCTCTAGAGCTGGACAGGGCTGGACACGCCGGTCGTGCGGCAGCCCTCTATGCAAGCAATATTTTCTTCAACAGGAGTGCTAAGGATTACTTTGCTCCGGATGCGCAATCCAATCCTTTATTACACACCTGGTCACTGGCCGTCGAAGAGCAGTTCTACTTGTTCTGGCCGTTGTTAATCCTCTTGACGTTACGTTGGTGGGGGTCTTTGAGGGGATTGATCACCGTGCTCTTTGGCTTGACCATCATTTCACTGTGCACCGGAGTTGTGCTCACCACATACGACGGCACCTTTGCGTTCTATGAATTGCCGGCACGAGCGTGGGAGTTTGGAATTGGAGGACTCGCTGTGTTGTTTCCCCGCGGCAAATGTACAGTTCATTTCGGCTGGTGGCTTGCTCTCGGCTGGCTTGGCTTTCTCGCGATTTTGGGTGTCGTACATTTTCTCCCGCTCCTGGGCGATACGAAGTTCCCGGGCTGGGTTGCTTTAATCCCCACAGTGGGCACGGCCGCAGTGTTGCTTGCGGGGACGGAACTGCCCCAGCGTGGAGTAAGCACTGTGCTCGCCACGTCACCCCTGCAGATACTCGGAAAGCTCTCCTATTCCTGGTATCTATGGCATTGGCCCTTTCTCATCTTCTCAGCGGTATTTCTTCCGACTATTTCCAGCACAGGTAAAGTGGCTGCTGTAACCATCGCTTTGGCGGTCGCCGCTATCAGCTATCATGTGGTAGAGCATCCTATTCGCTTCCACCCTTTTCTCCTAAAACGTCCGGCATTGTCGGTCGGCCTCGCCGGGGCTGTCACGATCTGTTTGATCGGTGTCGCGCTGCTGTGCATGGGGCTCGCTGCTGAGCTGACGAAGGACCCCCGACTGAAGTCTATCATTGCGGCCAGCCATGATCTCGACAGGCTTCCAAGGAAAGACCAGTGCGTTGCGAATCTGCGATCAACAGAGGTTAAAACATGCCAATATGGCACCGGAGCTTCAGGAATCCATGTCGTCCTGTTTGGAGATTCCCATGCCACCCATTGGTTCAATCCACTGGAGCGAATCGCGGAGGTGAATGGATGGAAGTTGACAACGATGGTGAAAATGGCTTGTTCCGCATTCGATATAAACCGGATCGGTCGGTTTGCAGAATACAATGCCGCGTGCGCTCAGTGGCGTACGGAGGCGATTAAACAAATTACGGCACTCCGTCCGACGCTCGTGCTCCTTGGCAATTCGACCAGCTACCTTGGGAAGAAGAACAGACACGCTCCAACACCACCGCTGGACCTGTTGCGCGACGGAGCGAGACAGACTCTACAAGCGCTCACAGGGCTGCGTGTGGTCGTCATGCGCGACACCCCCACCTTCCCATATCATATTCCGACCTGCCTGGCTCGATCTGCTCGTCACCCCTGGTATCCTGATGGTTTCTGTGAAGCGGATCAATCGGTGGTCCTCAATCCTGCCGTTTTCGAGGCCGAACAAGCCGCCGCACGCGGGTTGCCACATGTTCATTTTCTCGATCTCACCGACCTTCTATGCCAACGTCAAACATGCAAACCTATGCATGGAGACACAATCATGTACCGTGATAATGAGCACCTCACCGGAGATTTTGCCGGCCGGCAGATGTCGGCATTGGCTCTTGCATTAGACACGATTGTGCATGACCCTGATTAA
- a CDS encoding Cobalt/zinc/cadmium resistance protein CzcD — protein MTALASYAHLRSRLQLALAINAVIIAAEFIGGWLLNSIGLMSDAGHNLVDQGSLFLALYAHLLTARPASESRTFGYHRAGIIAAFLNSFILLLTALGIALVGMKRLLQPVPIDGGWVMAVATVSFVANLGIALLLQHGAKDDLNIRSAFWHMLGDAWVSLGVIVSGGAIFLTGWTVLDPLVSLLVVGAIVRGAWPIFKESMEVLLESTPPGISASHVAATMEAIPGVKNVHDLHIWAVEPRLVMLTSHVMIEHHRTPLELLQLIQNRITTDFGIRHMTIQLETECCDPDDIHCDLRKLTGHHHEAQTFAHPH, from the coding sequence ATGACGGCACTGGCTTCATATGCACATCTCCGATCCCGACTCCAGCTGGCCTTGGCCATCAATGCCGTGATCATCGCGGCCGAGTTCATCGGCGGCTGGCTCCTCAACAGCATCGGGCTCATGAGCGATGCAGGCCACAATCTCGTCGATCAAGGGTCGCTCTTTCTGGCACTGTATGCCCATCTCCTCACCGCGCGCCCTGCGTCGGAAAGCCGAACATTTGGCTACCATCGTGCCGGCATCATCGCGGCGTTTCTGAACAGTTTTATCCTCCTATTGACGGCACTCGGCATCGCGCTGGTCGGCATGAAACGCCTGCTGCAACCGGTTCCTATTGATGGAGGCTGGGTCATGGCGGTCGCAACCGTCAGTTTCGTGGCCAATCTCGGAATCGCCCTGTTGCTCCAGCACGGAGCGAAAGACGATCTGAACATCCGAAGCGCATTCTGGCATATGTTAGGAGACGCGTGGGTGTCGCTCGGTGTCATCGTCAGTGGTGGGGCTATTTTCCTGACAGGCTGGACGGTCCTGGATCCGCTCGTGAGCTTGCTGGTGGTCGGTGCGATCGTTCGAGGAGCGTGGCCGATCTTCAAAGAATCGATGGAGGTCTTATTGGAATCGACGCCGCCTGGCATCAGTGCGTCTCATGTCGCAGCCACGATGGAAGCCATCCCAGGCGTCAAGAACGTGCATGATCTCCACATTTGGGCGGTCGAACCTCGGTTGGTCATGCTGACCAGCCATGTCATGATCGAACATCATCGCACTCCGCTGGAGTTGCTGCAGTTGATTCAGAATCGGATCACGACGGATTTCGGCATCAGACATATGACCATTCAGTTGGAAACCGAATGCTGCGATCCCGACGACATCCACTGCGACCTTCGGAAGCTGACCGGACACCACCACGAAGCCCAGACCTTCGCGCATCCTCACTGA